Proteins from a single region of Palaemon carinicauda isolate YSFRI2023 chromosome 1, ASM3689809v2, whole genome shotgun sequence:
- the LOC137655921 gene encoding nucleolar protein 58-like: MASITKERDSHKERVSHLSSSKEMSEERIVQFTKENVGLKDELLAANEIIPSLKEELEGGNKKKENRPGMRKVRLNRTSLEISTEMDVKNVHKEDVQKDVRDNKTSKGALHDTNNRQEERKLQKETSTDEEKEEKEEEEKEEEENSHITFQGEKVRATTTRDYGLNGYVTVDLNVPRKFHRAIYGVEGRTQMEITCQKESA; this comes from the exons ATGGCTTCTATCACCAAGGAGAGAGATAGTCACAAGGAACGTGTCTCCCATCTAAGTTCTAGTAAGGAAATGTCAGAGGAGAGGATCGTCCAAttcaccaaagaaaatgttggtctgaaggacgagctgcttgcggcaaatgagatcatcccttcactcaaggaggaacttgaagggggaaataagaagaaagaaaacagacctggaatgaggaaagtgagacttaacaggaCAAGTTTAGAAATCTCGACCGAGATGGATGTTAAGAATGTTCacaaggaagatgtccaaaaggatgtcagagacaataaaa cctcaaaaggcgctctccATGACACAAACAACCGCCAAGAAGAGCGGAAGCTCCAAAAGGAAACTTCCACggacgaggagaaggaggagaaggaggaggaggagaaggaggaggaggagaa tagtcacatcaccttccaaggtgaaaaggttagagccACCACCACAAGGGACTATGGCCTCAACGGGTACGTGACTGTAGACTTGAATGTCCcgaggaagttccacagagccatatatggagtggaaggaaggacaCAGATGGAAATCACCTGCCAGAAAgagtcagcttaa